In Brevibacillus marinus, the genomic window TACGGTAGTTCATGATTTTGAGCCGCACAGTGAAACCTACACGGAAAAACCGGCGTACCGCCTGGATTCGCACCTGTCGTTTGACGAAGTCAAGGCGGAGGAATACGACGGCCTGATCATCCCGGGCGGACGGGCCCCCGAGTATATTCGGCTCCATCCGCAGCTGAAGCCGATCGTCGCCCACTTTTTTGCCGCGGATAAGCCGGTGGCCGTTATTTGTCACGGGGTTCAGGTCCTGGCCACCGTCAAAGAGTATCTCGCAGGGAAAGAGCTGACCGCTTATCAGGCGTGCCGGCCGGACGTGGAGGCTTTGGGCGCCGTATACCGGAAAGAAACCTTGTACGTCCACGACAAACTGGTCTCCGGGCACGCATGGCCGGATCTTCCCGGCTTCATGCGCGAATTCATTCGTTTGCTCAACAAGTAAACAGCCCATTGGCGCTGCCGCGCCGCGGCGAACGTGCGTCGGCGGTCGGCGGCGGGCTTCCGGAAGAAGCGTACTTCACGACGGGTGCGCTTCTTTTTTTGCGCGCGATTCGACTTTTGGCGCGCGATCACCGCAAAAATTGCACTGCCAAAATTGCGCCGCCAAGCATGCGGCCGTTTGTTGCAGACGCCCAACACGCGGCCGTCTTTTGTGGACGCCTGGGCGCCGCTGCCGGTCAGCCGGTTTTCGCCCTCTCGCCGCCGCGGCCCGCCTGCCGCGCGACAGCAGGGAGCCGCGCCAAGGGGGCTGGCAGCGCGGGACTAAATCTGCCGCGGAAAAGAAATACTAGAGCATAGCCAAACGACACCCTGTGTAAACAGATGGTCAATCTGATCGGCGAGCGCAGCCAGCCGGCCCGGTTTCCCGGCTTCCCGCGGTGGACATCTTCCGCATGGCAGCGGCGTTTAGGCGTTTACTAGGAACCGCGGCGGTTGGTAGGAAAGAAGTGGCGCAGCCCAGCCGGCAGCATGCGCTGCCAAAAGCCCCACACGTGATCGCCCTCCGCTTCTACATACGCCAGATCGGCCTGTTTCGCGGCGAGCGCTTCTTTGATGCGGCGGTTCCAGGCAACGAAATCCCAGGTGCCGAGATGGGTTTCCACCGCTGTCTCCTGCAGTCCGACGACCATCCACAGCCGCAGCCAGGAGAGTTCGCGCTCCTGTTCGATCCGTTCCAGCGTCGGTTGAAAAAAGGCGCCGGAGAGAGCCAGTACACGGTTGAATACGGCGGGGTAGTCAAGGGCGAGGTGCAGCGAGACGGTTCCCCCCAAGGAGTCGCCCGCCAGCAAGCGGGAGCCGGGTTCCCGGCGGATCGGATAGCGCGCTTCCAGATAGGGGAGCAGTTCCTCGACAAAAAAGCGCTTATAGGCTTCGTTTCGCGCGCCGGTCGCGGCGTACTCACTCGTTCGCTTGCTTCGTTCCACCGATACCCCGACGATGATGATCGGCTCCATGCCCTCATCCAGGATCAACTGGTTTGTCACGGTGGCAATCCGTCCCAGCGTGAAGAAGTCGTTTCCATCCTGGCAGAAGACCACCGGGTAGGACAGCAGTTCGTTGTACCCCGGAGGCAGATACACCTTGACCGGACGATTCGCATCAAGCAGGCGGCTGGGGACCTCTTCTTTGACAATGGTGCGCTTCAGGTATTCAGACAATCGGGACACCTCTTTTCGACAATGGTTTGCGCGTTGCCACACTTCGCCGGCGAAGCGAGCAGGTTTTGTGCAAACAAATCCTTGAAAAATATTGGTACAGAACTTATGATAAATGATAACAGAAGGCAATAAAACCCTGTAATAGCGAGATTATAACAACTGTAACAGAAATTCCATCTGCGCTATAACAGTTGGTCTTGCCGGCATCCGATAAGGCTGCTACAAGCGGCGTCGGCTGTGCTGGCATCCGCCTAATTTACACAAAGAGGTGAGTGTTGATGAGCGTTACGACTGCCGCAGAACAAATAGTCAACAATACGCCGCTACAAATTCTCGCACCGGACGGTACGGTCGTCAATCCCGAGTTGATGCCGGAGTTGTCCGATGAGCAGCTGCGCGAGTTGATGCGCAAGATGGTCTTTACCCGCGTGTGGGATCAGCGGGCGATCAGCTTGAACCGCCAGGGGCGTTTGGGTTTCTACGCTCCGGTTGCGGGCCAGGAAGCTTCGATGATCGGGTCGCAGTCTGCGCTGAGCCAAGAGGACTTCATTCTGCCCAGCTACCGCGATA contains:
- a CDS encoding alpha/beta hydrolase, with the translated sequence MSEYLKRTIVKEEVPSRLLDANRPVKVYLPPGYNELLSYPVVFCQDGNDFFTLGRIATVTNQLILDEGMEPIIIVGVSVERSKRTSEYAATGARNEAYKRFFVEELLPYLEARYPIRREPGSRLLAGDSLGGTVSLHLALDYPAVFNRVLALSGAFFQPTLERIEQERELSWLRLWMVVGLQETAVETHLGTWDFVAWNRRIKEALAAKQADLAYVEAEGDHVWGFWQRMLPAGLRHFFPTNRRGS
- a CDS encoding DJ-1/PfpI family protein, which encodes MSKKVLIVTGDAVEALEVFYPYYRCLEEGFEAVIASPSKKTLHTVVHDFEPHSETYTEKPAYRLDSHLSFDEVKAEEYDGLIIPGGRAPEYIRLHPQLKPIVAHFFAADKPVAVICHGVQVLATVKEYLAGKELTAYQACRPDVEALGAVYRKETLYVHDKLVSGHAWPDLPGFMREFIRLLNK